The Pichia kudriavzevii chromosome 3, complete sequence nucleotide sequence TTGTAGGAATTTTTCAGCAACTTTGTTGATCAGTTACACCGGTTATCCTGGTACTCTctctctttgattttctaAACTTATTTTCACTTGTTTCTaccttcttttcttttctttcttcgGTTTAAactctttgttttgttcCTTTCCCTCTTGGTATCATCTAGTCCAACCCTTGTAGACACATTGCGtctcttttcattttctcccCTCCCACCATTCCAATACCTCATACAACTTTCCTCCTCAATTCTTGTCAAATCATTCGAGTCTTTTATTTATTAACTATAAAAACGAAAACTCTCTGCTGAAAATTCCAAGTGGTTTAGACAGagtttatttgaaaaagatcaaagttttcttgttttgcCAAAGAGAAGAACACGTCTAATTTATTCAACAAGTCTCCACCCAAGTATAAGGAGAAACACCAGTAATAGCAATAGGAGAAAAAACATTCAGCTTTATTCTGtaccccccccccccatATTACTGTCTATAGATCCAGATCAATCCATTTTTAATCAAGACCGTATCAGTCAGAGACATTTGATACAGTATCTTAGGAATTAGAAATCATGACGAAAACACATTCTGTTGTCCACGAAGCTAATGGAGTAATTGCAAGACCAACTCCAAAACCCTTCTTTGAGAAACAGCCATCCGCTTCTCTCTCCTCTAAGGAAGAATACGATGAAATGTACAAACAGTCCATCCAAGACCCTGAGGGATTCTTTGGCCCAATGGCTAAGAAGTTCCTCTCTTGGGATAAGGATTTCACAAAGGTCAAATCAGGTACGTTGGCTAACGGTGACGCGGCTTGGTTCATCAACGGTGAATTGAATGCATGTTACAATTGTGTCGATAGACACGCCTTCAAGAACCCTGACAAGGTTGCCATTGTCTTTGAAGCCGATGATGAATCGGaatcaagaaaaatcaCTTTTGGCGAACTGTTAAGAGACGTCTCTCAAGTTGCAGGTGTCTTACAATCCTGGGGAGTCAAAAAGGGCGACACCGTTGCCATCTATTTGCCAATGACCCCAGAAGCGATCATTGCCATGTTGGCATGTGCTAGAATTGGTGCTATTCATTCTGTTATTTTTGCAGGGTTCTCTGCTGGTTCCATCAAGGAAAGAGTCACCGATGCCAACTCCAAGGTTTTGATTACTACCGATGAGGGTAAGCGTGGTGGTAAGATTGTCAATAATAAGACCATCGTTGATGAGGCTTTGAAAGATTGTCCTTCAGTTGAAAAGGTTTTGGTTTACAAAAGAACCGGCAACCCAAAAATCAACATGAAGGAAGGCAGAGACTATTACTGGCAAGACCTAGCACCGGAATTCAGAGGTTACCTACCTTGCGTGTCGGTCAATTCTGAAGACCCATTGTTTATGTTATATACCTCTGGTTCAACTGGTGCCCCAAAGGGTGTTGTCCATTCAACCGGTGGTTATCTATTAGGTGCTGCAATGACAACCAAATATGTCTTTGATttacaagaagaagacgtCTTATTCACTGCTGGTGATGTCGGGTGGATCACTGGCCACTCATACGCTCTATATGGTCCAATGACTTTGGGTGTCTCTACCATTATCTTTGAAGGTACTCCAGCTTATCCAAACTTTGGCAGATTCTGGAGAATCATTGAGAGAAACAAGGCAACTCATTTTTATGTTGCGCCAACTGCCCTaagaatgttgaagaaatctggtgaagaagaaatcgCAAAATACGATTTGTCTTCGTTAAGAACCTTGGGTTCAGTTGGTGAGCCAATTGCAAGTGAAATCTGGCAATGGTATGATGAAAAGATCGGACATGGTTGTTGCCATATCAGTGATACTTACTGGCAAACCGAATCCGGTTCTCATTTGATTGCCCCATTGGCAGGTTCTGTTCCTACTAAACCAGGTGCTGCCACTCTACCTTTCTTTGGTATTGACGCTGTCATCATTGACCCAACTTCCGGTAAAGTTCTCGAAGGcaatgatgttgaaggtGTCTtggcaatcaaaaataccTGGCCATCAATGGCAAGAACTGTTTACAAAAATCACAAGAGATATATGGAAACATACTTAAAGCCTTATCCAGGTTACTATTTTACCGGTGACGGTGCTGGTAGAGACCACGATGGCTACTACTGGATTAGAGGTAgagttgatgatgttgtCAATGTCTCTGGTCACAGATTGTCAACGGCTGAAATCGAGGCTGTCTTGTTGGAAGACTCAAAGAGAGTTTCTGatgctgctgttgttggtatcaatgatgatattaCAGGTCAAGCAGTTATTGCCTTTGTTCAATTGAAGGACAATTCTTTGGTCTCCGACGAGGCATCATTGCTGAAGTTGAGACAAGACTTGAGATTGTCAATTAGAGCAACCATTGGACCATTTGCTGCCCCAAAGACCATCATTATTGTCGATGACTTACCAAAGACTAGATCTGGTAAAATTGTTAGAAGAGTCTTGAGAAAAATTGTTTCTGGCGAAGCAAAGGCTTTAGGTGATCAATCAACATTAGCTAATCCTGAATGTATTGAACCTATCATTGTTGCAGTTGAAAGTCAATTTGGTGTTAAAAACtaatcttcttttttcttcttacttttttctttgctccgccttttgttttgtctCTTTTCTCTAGAGTACATTTCTTATAAAGATGCTACTAGTAGTGTCCAACAATATGCGTTTAAGTATAACCTTCTTTCTTGTGTTCTCTTCTATAGCTTGACCAGAACATCTcattttttatctttattTGTCGTTTCTTCCAtgtatttgtttttttttgtatgcattgaattttcaattcaatcaTATATActtatatctatatatttatatctatatattcACTTTCCTTATACTAATACAaatattctcaaaagtTGATGTACGTTGTGGCTCCTCAAACACGAATCTCAATAAATTGAGTGTGTAAGAAGCGCGAGAAATTAGAAAGTGCTGTGAAACTCAAAAGGTTGCAATATTGATGGATATGGCAATATGTACTATTCCAAGGGCAAATCTTCTTTCCAAACctaaaaatcaaacaacaTATAATGACTTTAGACCAGCTTATTAGTAAATTAACACAGGAATTTACAAATGAGAATTATGAGACATGTTTCCAGCTTCTAACGCCGTTAAAGATCCAACTTATCGAGCATAATCTACTTGTGCCAAGCATCCAAACTAGTATCAATCCAAACGATCTGAAAATTACGAGGcaagttttggaaattgGTGCCTTGGTGTCTATCAATCTCTTGAAGATGCAAGAGTTTTCCAACTGTATTACACTCTTGAAACCATTCTATGAATCCAGCACATTAAATGATGAAGCAAGTCAAAAGAACAAACTATTGAGTTTATATTTACTGCTGCTTCTAACACAGGATGATTTGGCCCTGTTTCATATAGAATTGGAGAAGTTCCAAAATTATAACATGAATGTCGATGACCTTGAGAATGATGAGTTTCTAAGTATCCCGATAAAGTTTGAAAAGTGGATTATAGACGGtgatttcaacaagatCCACGAAACATTGGTTTCTAAACACAAGTTTCCATGTAAAGagttcaatatttttgaagatgagctattgaattcaatgagGTTGAACATTGCAAACAACCTGGAGACCGTTTACAGACAACTGCCAATAGAAAACCTTAGAATCTTGCTATTTCTAAAAGAGATATCTCAAGTTCACGAATTTGTTGAGAATTTTAACTGGAAGTTGGTCAATGGTGTTGTATATTTTGAGaagcaaaacaaaacagtGTTGGACGAAACCAACCAAATAGATGAAATAAATGACGAGAAATCTATCATTAGAAATTCCTTAATTTACGCAACAGAAATGGAGAGAATTATTTAGTTACACTatagtttttgttttctatttctCTTTGTTATGTGAGTCTCTCTGACGTAGGAGCATTTGTGTATAACAAAACAGCAATAATTTCCCTGAATTAAAGTAATTctccttttttctttttttttttgctatGTATATAAGACAGTAACAAAacacaaagaaaagattaGGATGATCGGACAGACGCAGAGCGAGAACACGTGCAACGAAATATATTACAGTTTGAAATAGATAGTACaattaaataaataaacaggcagaaaacaaaataacaaaaaatgcAGATATTGCAAATTACAAGCTTTTGGCTAGATTGAGGTGGACTTTAAAAACATCAACCTGGCACTTATATCCTCACAGAGATGACTGTAAGAGACCTGGGCATTTTCCATATACTTCAATCTCAAGGGGGTTATCTCCGAGCAAAAGTAACGATGAATCAAGTCCCACTGCTgcaattcaaaatcaaagcCTAGGTCTGGCTGGTCGGCATACAATCTCCACTGCatatcattatcatcgACTAATTTACCATTTTGAAGCAAGTCTATAGGTTCAATTTTAGGGTAATTAGAATGGACAAACATTGGTTTTGAATTATATTTGGTgaaccaattgaaaaactccaTGGGATCGTAAACAAATTGATTGTTGCCATTTTTTCCgctgttttcaattttgtcTAATATAAATTCCTGGAATTTAGATTCATTCTCATAGTCAACAGCAGGGTCATATTGGATCATTCCCACACCGTGGTATTTCGAATCATCCCAATGGCCAATGACACCCACAGCTTTATTGACTTGATATACTGGcaacttgaagaattgaCTGGCAGCATAAAAGGTTTCCTTGTCACCTTCACCTTTACCACCTTGAGAAAAGAGGGGATAATAATGCCTTGGGCCATAGACATTATAGTAGAAACTCAAAAGTAACGATTTAAAATGCGTCTTTTTGTTGACCAGGATTTGGCCGGATTCTGTCGACAAGTCTGGCATTGTACCATCACGATCATGGAAGGGGAAATCTGTGTCGGGGTCGTCTCCTTCGTTGGTATAATAAGAAGGAGGGGTTATCTTATCCAAAAAGTTCCGGACTCTGGAGGTACCAATCTGGTACCCCGCCAAATCGTAGTATTTGGGATGTGTCACTCTCCTCCAAAAATCTGGCCATAAAACcattccattttcttcaaagagatTTGAGGCGAACAAATAATCGGGATTGGAGACTGGAATATTGTCGGAATCAAGAAACAAtacattttgaaaacttgaaaCCAATAACGAGATGGATTTTAATTGATAGCCCGTCAGATGGGAATTTGGGTTTTCtaaattgatgaagttgtACAAGGGAACGCATCTAGCATTCAATTTGGGTAGTATAACTTCACAGAGCTGTCTTTCGTAATCTTCTCTTTGAGGAATGATGATTTCGACTGGCAACTTTGAGCCTGTTAATCTCAAGTTTTCAACAGATAGCAAGGCCAACCAGGAAAATTTCCCGCCTCCAATTAGAACTATTCCATCGCCATGGTAAGTACCATCTTGATAATGGTTGGGGATATGATTGACAAAATAGTCATGAGATTTCTGcaaatctttgaataaatcaTCTGGTAAAAATAGACAGTCAAGTAAAAACTGTTTGGACAGCATGGggtatttttcaagattcGTATCATGAGCTGCTATATTTACAATTCCATTTTTGCCATAGACCCGTTCAATGAATCTGTGGttatttttcagttttcttCTATTCTTCAGTCTAGGATGTTTGTAAAAAGATTCCTCCTTTAACTGGAAGCCAAGAGAAGGTGCGGCATTCCCCACTATATGTATCAAATTGGTCAACAAGGAGGCAATTTTCGTAGGATCCGAAACGGGGTCAATGGATGGGGCAGTGGAAGGTATACCATCATTGATTCTTCTGTCCGCTATAACCACGGACTCGTCAACGAGTTTCTTATTATTTACAATATCATTGttaatttttattttgagGCTATCCTGGTCTTTGTTCTCATGGAGCATCATTTCATAGAAAGTTCCACCTTTGGCGACATTGTTGGTGTTTGTATGgtcattgttgttgttggtgttttcaatttcggTTTCACCCTTGTTGTAGTTGCTACTACTTGACACCCCGTCTCTGTTGTGGCCAATATACGGGAGTTTCGAATTGGAGTAGAAGCtaaagagagaaacaagGGCAATGACAGCCAAAATGGAGAATAATAGCGGCCTTCGTATTAAGGGGGCTGTGTGTCTATGACGTTTGGACATTGGATGCAATACTATTCCAGATACTTCCAAACACCTGGTTTAGTAATACAGTATATATGATGATATGATATGAGGTGAATGGATAATATCAAGTGGTATGGTGTCGTGTCGTATTGTGTTGCGTAGTGTCTTGTTGTGTTAGattgaattgtttgaaataATATGCAGGGTCTGTCCATGTAAATCATGTGGAATCTCCGGTTGTTGCCGCTGGTCCAAtcctctttttttgatgTACGTAACGAAAAAATGTGAAACGCGAAATGTGAAACGCGAAAGtagttgaaaacaaaagttggcttttaattttttttaattttaatttttgtttttgttttttcacCACCTCCGCCGTCGCGTCGCGTCGCGTCGctcctttttcttttttcttttttcttttttcttttttcttttttcttatgCAATTCGTTCTCGGTAGTTGCCGCATTGAAAAGCTCGGATTAtagaatttgattttttttttttttttttttagttcTCTCTTAATTCGCGAAACAGTCTCTTcggcaaaaaaaaaaaaacggaacctaaagaaaagaaaagaaaagagaaaaaaaagaaaaaaaaatgacttttcaaaattccGCCTTTTAATTCCCATTTTAAAATTTCCGCTTTAAAATTTCGGTCTAATTCCCGTTCCTAAGTCTATTTTAATCTCCTTCcattttattcttctttccctcatttttcaaattcggTTGTTGGTAAACTGATTTATGGCCATCGTATTTTTTTCGACTACCCTAATCTTTCACAAGGTCtgctcttttttttttttttctccactAACCTCTTCACCTAATTGCAACTATTGGCAGTCCCCACATAAAATATAACCTCTTACACATTTTCTTGCacttttcttctctcatTCATTACCCTTTGGTTCCACATAATAGATGACGCAACAGCAGCCTGATAGTGTCTCCTCTGGCATTGCTCCAGTGCCTCCCGCCACCCCTACATCCACCCATAGGAGACGTTCCTCTGTCGGGACCATCAAACTCGGTGATAGCGCCGTGCCTAGTCTACAATCAAGAAGATCGATTTCCGATATTAATGAAGCTGAAAAGTAccaattgaaggaaatcAACAGGACTTCCCAGAGTGTCGACGACATGGAGGTGTCGAAGAAGCTCTTCACCTTTGTCAAGATTTTGTGCTATAGACATACCTGGTTTGCGCCTCTTTTGGTTCTCATTTCCGCAAACGTTGTCTACCTCTTATCCAACAACTACACGCCTTCGAACCCTCTCCACAGATTCCTGAAGTTGTCCTATGAGGTCCCCAACACAGACCCTCCTCTTTATGAAAAGGGTTGGAAAGACTTTTGCTTTGTCTTTTATATGATTATATTCTTTACGTTTCTAAGAGAGTTCACCATGCAGATTTTTTTACAACCATTGGCTAGATATTTCGGTATCAGGGGGAAGTCCAGAACATCCAGGTTTGTTGAACAAACCTATGCTATCTTCTACTATGGTATCACCAGTCCCTTTGGTTTGTACCTAATGAAACATTCTCCAATGTGGTTCTTCAAAACAGAAGAGTTCTTTAGAGAATACCCTCATTTACAACACACTTGGCTATTCAAATACTACTATCTCTTCCAAGCAGGTTTCTGGTCACAACAGGCCTTGATTCTCACCTTGCAACTCGAAAAACCAAGGAAAGACTTCAAAGAATTGGTCTTCCATCATATTGTCACAATCTTATTGATCTCATTGTCTTATATGTTCAACTTCACTTGGATGGGCTTGGCCATTTACATAACCATGGACGTGTCGGATCTCTTCCTTGGC carries:
- a CDS encoding uncharacterized protein (PKUD0C05480; similar to Saccharomyces cerevisiae YFR052W (RPN12); ancestral locus Anc_3.580), giving the protein MTLDQLISKLTQEFTNENYETCFQLLTPLKIQLIEHNLLVPSIQTSINPNDLKITRQVLEIGALVSINLLKMQEFSNCITLLKPFYESSTLNDEASQKNKLLSLYLLLLLTQDDLALFHIELEKFQNYNMNVDDLENDEFLSIPIKFEKWIIDGDFNKIHETLVSKHKFPCKEFNIFEDELLNSMRLNIANNLETVYRQLPIENLRILLFLKEISQVHEFVENFNWKLVNGVVYFEKQNKTVLDETNQIDEINDEKSIIRNSLIYATEMERII
- a CDS encoding uncharacterized protein (PKUD0C05490; similar to Saccharomyces cerevisiae YBR015C (MNN2); ancestral locus Anc_3.188), with translation MSKRHRHTAPLIRRPLLFSILAVIALVSLFSFYSNSKLPYIGHNRDGVSSSSNYNKGETEIENTNNNNDHTNTNNVAKGGTFYEMMLHENKDQDSLKIKINNDIVNNKKLVDESVVIADRRINDGIPSTAPSIDPVSDPTKIASLLTNLIHIVGNAAPSLGFQLKEESFYKHPRLKNRRKLKNNHRFIERVYGKNGIVNIAAHDTNLEKYPMLSKQFLLDCLFLPDDLFKDLQKSHDYFVNHIPNHYQDGTYHGDGIVLIGGGKFSWLALLSVENLRLTGSKLPVEIIIPQREDYERQLCEVILPKLNARCVPLYNFINLENPNSHLTGYQLKSISLLVSSFQNVLFLDSDNIPVSNPDYLFASNLFEENGMVLWPDFWRRVTHPKYYDLAGYQIGTSRVRNFLDKITPPSYYTNEGDDPDTDFPFHDRDGTMPDLSTESGQILVNKKTHFKSLLLSFYYNVYGPRHYYPLFSQGGKGEGDKETFYAASQFFKLPVYQVNKAVGVIGHWDDSKYHGVGMIQYDPAVDYENESKFQEFILDKIENSGKNGNNQFVYDPMEFFNWFTKYNSKPMFVHSNYPKIEPIDLLQNGKLVDDNDMQWRLYADQPDLGFDFELQQWDLIHRYFCSEITPLRLKYMENAQVSYSHLCEDISARLMFLKSTSI
- a CDS encoding uncharacterized protein (PKUD0C05500; similar to Saccharomyces cerevisiae YHL003C (LAG1) and YKL008C (LAC1); ancestral locus Anc_2.501); this translates as MTQQQPDSVSSGIAPVPPATPTSTHRRRSSVGTIKLGDSAVPSLQSRRSISDINEAEKYQLKEINRTSQSVDDMEVSKKLFTFVKILCYRHTWFAPLLVLISANVVYLLSNNYTPSNPLHRFLKLSYEVPNTDPPLYEKGWKDFCFVFYMIIFFTFLREFTMQIFLQPLARYFGIRGKSRTSRFVEQTYAIFYYGITSPFGLYLMKHSPMWFFKTEEFFREYPHLQHTWLFKYYYLFQAGFWSQQALILTLQLEKPRKDFKELVFHHIVTILLISLSYMFNFTWMGLAIYITMDVSDLFLGTSKTLNYIGSPLEVPFFLLFVVVWIYTRHWLNLKILYSVMTEFLTVGPNVLDFASQQYKCWISQPMVFTLILALQLVNAYWLFLIFRILVRFAIYNVKKDERSDDEDEDEDEE
- a CDS encoding uncharacterized protein (PKUD0C05470; similar to Saccharomyces cerevisiae YLR153C (ACS2); ancestral locus Anc_8.367), which encodes MTKTHSVVHEANGVIARPTPKPFFEKQPSASLSSKEEYDEMYKQSIQDPEGFFGPMAKKFLSWDKDFTKVKSGTLANGDAAWFINGELNACYNCVDRHAFKNPDKVAIVFEADDESESRKITFGELLRDVSQVAGVLQSWGVKKGDTVAIYLPMTPEAIIAMLACARIGAIHSVIFAGFSAGSIKERVTDANSKVLITTDEGKRGGKIVNNKTIVDEALKDCPSVEKVLVYKRTGNPKINMKEGRDYYWQDLAPEFRGYLPCVSVNSEDPLFMLYTSGSTGAPKGVVHSTGGYLLGAAMTTKYVFDLQEEDVLFTAGDVGWITGHSYALYGPMTLGVSTIIFEGTPAYPNFGRFWRIIERNKATHFYVAPTALRMLKKSGEEEIAKYDLSSLRTLGSVGEPIASEIWQWYDEKIGHGCCHISDTYWQTESGSHLIAPLAGSVPTKPGAATLPFFGIDAVIIDPTSGKVLEGNDVEGVLAIKNTWPSMARTVYKNHKRYMETYLKPYPGYYFTGDGAGRDHDGYYWIRGRVDDVVNVSGHRLSTAEIEAVLLEDSKRVSDAAVVGINDDITGQAVIAFVQLKDNSLVSDEASLLKLRQDLRLSIRATIGPFAAPKTIIIVDDLPKTRSGKIVRRVLRKIVSGEAKALGDQSTLANPECIEPIIVAVESQFGVKN